The Setaria viridis chromosome 2, Setaria_viridis_v4.0, whole genome shotgun sequence DNA window GCCGTGAGACATTTGAGATGAATACGAACGAACATGGGGTTTAGATGAAATTTACATGACCGCGTGATGATTCATTGTTTGGCTGAGACCGGCAAGCCGTAGCAcccctccaatcctccatgGACTCTATGCAGGCAAGTTCTTTCCAAGGTTTCTCCGGTAGCAAGCAATTGCAGACAGAAACCTTGAAAAACGGTTACTAATAATGCTCTGAAAGCGAAACAGCAAAGGTAAGTTAGCAGATGTCTGAAACTAAAACAACCGAGACGTTGAAGTCAAACTCTGAAAAATATTTACGCTTGAATGCTTAGGCTTCTGAAGAATCTGATAGTGATGTACAAGACCTCAGTACAAGGATATATCTTCTATATCTCCTAAACTGCAACCATGTCAAAAAAAAGTGGCCCGGCTGTCTCTATTCTCTGCAGGTACACTTCCCTCCCCTGAAAATGTGGAACCCTGACGAGTCTCTGACCGAGATCACCTtaccggtggcggcggaggcgtgcTCCAGGAAAGAGTGGCAGTCGCCGCACATGCGGATGTTCTTCACGACGCGGACGGCCCGCCCCGTGCCTGCCGTCAGGATGCCGTACATGGCCGCCAGCTTCGCGCTGTGGTACATCAGGAAGTGCCGCTTCTGGTACTCCTCGACGTCGTGGAGGACGAAGGTGGTGTCCGGCTCGTACCCGGCCTTGATGCACTCGAGGATCAGCACGTCCAGGCCCGCGTAGATGTCCTTGGACTGCGGGTGTGATCTGTCCCGTGCGAAGAACGAGTGGACAGTGTTGTCGTTGAACGTCCAGCTCCGTGCTGGGATCTTGCGCATGCCCTTCTCGCGCATCTCCAGCCTTGTGGTCTCAGAGGAGTGCCACCTTGCTGATTCGGAGAAGAGATTTGATGTCAATACGTAAGTGGATGGATCTTGTGGTTCCAATGCAAGCAAATGCTTCATAGCTCGTCTTCGCACGGTCATGTTGGAGCGCTTGCTGCAGCTGTCTAGCAAAGACCGCCAAACTAATGCACCAGGCTTGAATGGCATACCGCCTATAAGCTGTTCTGCCTCATCAAAGTGACCCCAGCAGCCAAGAACGTTAACAAAAGCTGCATAGTGCTCCATGGCTTGTTCAATTCCATAGCTGCTTGACATCGAAAGAAAGAGTTCCCTGCATTGGTCTGTAGAATCTGAGCTTGTGTGACTGCAAGCAGATATGACCAGAAGAAAGGTAATGGAATCAGGCCTGATGCCTAATCTCTCCATCTGACCCCATATGTCCAATATCTCTTCTCCCtgacgatgaagaagatgggcagTGATCATTGCATTCCATGACACCAGGTCTCGACAAGTCATCCGCTCAAAGAAATTGACTGCGTCATCCAACTCCCCACACTTGCCATACATACTGATGATAGCATTACCGACTCCACAAGCATACAGAAGCCCAGATTTTGCAGCAAAGGAATGCATTTGCTTTCCAAGTTCAGCAACACCCAGAGCGCCACATACTCCAAGGGCAGCAGTCAGCATGAACTCATCGATGAATCCTACACCACTGCTTCTAAACATCTGAAGGAAGGTTGAAAGTGCTTTCTCATACTCGCCATCTCTGACACTAGCCAGCAGCAAAGAATTCCAAGCAATATGAAAGCTCTCTTGATGGCGCCATTGCTCAAACAACAGATGTGCATCCCCAGAACGGCCGCACTTGATGCACATATCGATCAACGCGGCATCTATCCAAGGAGTAGAGCCGCAGCCGCACTTTGTCACAAAAGCATGAACCTGCTCACTCACCTTCCTATCTGCAGCAATAGCACAGGCGTTCAGAGCACCGGTCACCGTGACATCTGAGACCTCCAGCCCATCCTCCACCATTTGCCTAAACAGCCCCAGGCCTCGGAGCCCTGCCTTCTTCGCGAACGTGACCCGCACGCCTTCCTTGTTCTGACAAAATCCGGTCAGGACCGCATTGTATGTGACAAAGTTCCTCTCAGGCATCCGATCAAACACGTCCAGAGCCATGTCGACCAGACCGAACTCCATGTACCCATTCAGCAACCCGGTCCACGAAATCACATCCTTCACTGGCATCCCCTGGAACACGCTCACCACGTCTTCGACGGAGCTGCCATGCTCCGCGTAGAACCCGATGAGCGCATTGCCCACGCTCAGGTCCGTCTCCAGCCCGGACTTGAGCGACAGCGCGTGCACGGCCTCCCCCTCGGGGAGGCCGACCCCCTCGCCCGCCGCGGCCAGGAGCGCCGACAGGGAGAAGCTGTCGGCGCGGACCCCGCTGGCCCGCATCTCGCCGAACAGCCCGAACGCCTCCTCGTGCCGCCCCAGCTCGACCAGGCCGGCCAGGACGGCGTTCCACGAGGAGACGTCGCGGCGCTCCATGCCGTCGAACGCCCTCAGCGCGTCCCCGAGGCGGCCGCACTTGACGTACATGCCGAGGAGCGCGTTGTCGACGAGGAGCGACCCGGGGCCGGAGCACGAGCAGTGGCCGGACTTGGCGGCGAGCGCGTGCACCTGGGCCCCGAGCCGCGGGTTGCCCCTGCGGGCGCAGGCGGTGAGGAGGCCGACGAAGGTGTACTCGGTGGGGTCCAGCGCGTCCGCGAGGCGCATGCgggcgagcagcgcggcggcggcggacgcggggGAGCCGAGGCGCGCGTGGCCCGAGATGAGCGCGCTGTAGGAGGCGGCGTCGCGCGCGGGCATCCGGTCGAACACGCCCCGCGCGTCGGCCAGGCGGCCCGCGCGGAGGTACGCGCACATGACGGCATTCGCGGCGCGGGCGTCCGGGGAGGTGGACGTGCCCAGCGCGCCGGACTTGACCGCCACCGCGTGCGCGGCGCGGGGGTCGGCGGCGTGCGCGCGGACGGGTAGGCGGGGAGGGGGACCATGGGAAGGCGTAGGAGGAGACGGCGCGGGCGggaaggggaggaagggagggggcggggaggggaggtggagcgggtgaggggaggagggggatgaGGTGGAGATGGCCATTCATTTCACTCCGAGGCACGCGGAGCTAAGCTTCGGCAGGCTTGCTGTGCTCGGGCAGCTCGCTCCTCCGCGCTCTCTCGCGCCCCACCCCTCACGGCGGGACGGAGATCCAGTGCATTCATCTTgggctttctctctctctccccctgtTTGTTCCGCGGCCTGGTGGGTCGGTCTCAGCAGCTCCCGACCACACCGGTATTGGGCCAGGTCGTCCTGACCGACCGAGCTTTCCAATTGTTTTCCAGAGTGCCCTTAATTTTACCTAGCCTTTTTCCATCTCTCAAAACAAATACTCCCTATATCCTAAAATATAatacgtggtaaaatttggcaTGGTCTTCCGTACTAATATTTGACTCTCAATATTTCCTATAATATAATATTTGTAGCAGTAAAATTATAGcgatataaaaatatttttaaatacaaGTCCAATgatattatatttttataagATAATGTTTTTATTATACAAAAATAATTTTAGGCTAAAACTTTTGAAATTTGCATCTTAAGTTACGTGCACTCCTTTGTAttatgggatggagggagtatcggCTAACCAATTACAACAAGTTCAGGTGCTACACGCGGCAAATGTTTTATTCGCCGCGATATGCTTTGCCACTTGTCATGAAAACGGAAAGGAATGTTGCTGTGGAGTACTTTTGCACCATCACTGAACAATATCTTTGTTTTAAGAATTCGCAGGTACGAATCGAATTCTCGTACTTTGGTAATAAAAAGTTGACGACTCTCTTTtttaaagaagaagaagaagaaacgatGGCCGAGCGGTCAGCTTCCACCCTTTTGGGTGGATGGACCAAACGCCGTCGAAATCTCTTGTGGCCACCAGATACATGAGCACTGCCAGGTACAGGAACCCAAGCATAAACGGCAGCATCAGCGGCAGGGTGATGAGCCagcgcggtggcgccgccgtcgtggagCGCTACCCGCGCGAGGCCAGCCTCCATCGCCACCGTGAGCACCACGAACGCCACCTGCAAGTCTGCAACGCGCACAGATGACAGAGGTCGGCAAGTAAGAAACGCATGCACCATCTATCTGATTCCAAATGTAATTAACGCTGAGCTGAGAGCCGCGCGTACGTCGATGCAGGCCTTGCGGAAGGGGCTGATGGGCCGGAGGGGCAGCTCGTCGAC harbors:
- the LOC117846229 gene encoding pentatricopeptide repeat-containing protein At5g03800 yields the protein MAISTSSPSSPHPLHLPSPPPPFLPFPPAPSPPTPSHGPPPRLPVRAHAADPRAAHAVAVKSGALGTSTSPDARAANAVMCAYLRAGRLADARGVFDRMPARDAASYSALISGHARLGSPASAAAALLARMRLADALDPTEYTFVGLLTACARRGNPRLGAQVHALAAKSGHCSCSGPGSLLVDNALLGMYVKCGRLGDALRAFDGMERRDVSSWNAVLAGLVELGRHEEAFGLFGEMRASGVRADSFSLSALLAAAGEGVGLPEGEAVHALSLKSGLETDLSVGNALIGFYAEHGSSVEDVVSVFQGMPVKDVISWTGLLNGYMEFGLVDMALDVFDRMPERNFVTYNAVLTGFCQNKEGVRVTFAKKAGLRGLGLFRQMVEDGLEVSDVTVTGALNACAIAADRKVSEQVHAFVTKCGCGSTPWIDAALIDMCIKCGRSGDAHLLFEQWRHQESFHIAWNSLLLASVRDGEYEKALSTFLQMFRSSGVGFIDEFMLTAALGVCGALGVAELGKQMHSFAAKSGLLYACGVGNAIISMYGKCGELDDAVNFFERMTCRDLVSWNAMITAHLLHRQGEEILDIWGQMERLGIRPDSITFLLVISACSHTSSDSTDQCRELFLSMSSSYGIEQAMEHYAAFVNVLGCWGHFDEAEQLIGGMPFKPGALVWRSLLDSCSKRSNMTVRRRAMKHLLALEPQDPSTYVLTSNLFSESARWHSSETTRLEMREKGMRKIPARSWTFNDNTVHSFFARDRSHPQSKDIYAGLDVLILECIKAGYEPDTTFVLHDVEEYQKRHFLMYHSAKLAAMYGILTAGTGRAVRVVKNIRMCGDCHSFLEHASAATGKVISVRDSSGFHIFRGGKCTCRE